From one uncultured Erythrobacter sp. genomic stretch:
- a CDS encoding response regulator has translation MTGVFYDLSYSFASLDCPLRKRYCGGGIFPRTLKEKLMQNQAGKGPLIAIVDDQRDVRTTISKGLERHGYRIHPFASGADLLEALEYLEPDCILLDFRMPVLDGMATMKAIPAHCRHIPVIFFTSHGDVALAVEAMQNGARDFIEKPGTFATIIAKIEAALISSKPLVEKSHSASEARDLIASLTKREHEVMRLACDGMRNKEIAGTLNLGVRTVESYRHQAIQKLGESKLINIAKIFQSAQSS, from the coding sequence GTGACAGGTGTATTCTATGATTTGAGTTATAGCTTTGCCTCGCTCGATTGCCCACTGCGCAAACGATATTGCGGTGGTGGAATTTTCCCGCGAACTTTGAAAGAAAAACTGATGCAAAATCAGGCGGGTAAAGGGCCTTTAATCGCGATCGTAGATGATCAGCGCGATGTCCGGACGACCATCAGTAAGGGGCTGGAGCGGCACGGTTATCGTATCCATCCCTTTGCGAGCGGGGCAGACCTTCTCGAAGCTCTCGAATACCTGGAGCCCGACTGCATTCTGCTCGACTTCCGGATGCCAGTGCTGGACGGCATGGCGACCATGAAGGCTATCCCCGCTCATTGCCGGCATATTCCTGTGATCTTTTTTACCTCGCATGGCGATGTGGCCCTCGCCGTCGAAGCCATGCAAAATGGTGCGCGTGACTTCATTGAAAAGCCGGGAACATTCGCAACCATTATCGCCAAGATTGAAGCCGCGCTGATTTCAAGCAAACCCTTGGTTGAAAAGTCGCATTCGGCTTCCGAAGCGCGCGATTTGATCGCAAGCCTGACCAAACGCGAGCACGAGGTCATGCGCCTGGCGTGTGACGGCATGCGAAACAAAGAGATCGCAGGCACGCTGAATTTGGGTGTGCGGACCGTCGAATCCTACCGGCATCAGGCCATCCAGAAGCTTGGCGAAAGCAAGCTCATCAACATCGCAAAGATTTTTCAGTCCGCTCAGAGCAGCTGA
- a CDS encoding DUF885 family protein, whose protein sequence is MRHFLTFLFLVAWASVANAQAAPSGTYDELLAVHEELQAYMVPAFTPSVVLDSGARVGEIYADPLMADKRAGLTRFEERLAGMAVDSWPRDQQADFLAVKSLLNGYRFNLEVLRPWKRDPGFYLDPLMRVAFTDLGAGAQVRGRLSAQLAAIPPMLSAARANLTEAAGDYADLALFNLENSDGVNHYHPYRAVPPPGIIGWYDDLLARSRVDAPELEPQVMAARAAIMEFDDWLQAERGRMTAPAGVGAERYDWYIRHVRMIPLTSAEMLTLAEREHERMTAALAILRHRNRSLPQLELSTSAQEQQEKVRRTDQLVREFLVREDIITIPEFVGELGSNTPWIERPSGPNFWEQIQFRDPIPDHLHAVIPGHRFDAVLGERDKRPIRGRYSDGARAEGWATYLEEALMLAGATQHTPRADEFMELFGIFRAARVPADIAMQHNRWNVREAVDYMRAKTPWLDEDVARVDAEIYLRRPPGYGIAYTIGKLQMDALLADRSQQLGERFSLREFHDTFLAAGKLPIALIRYEMTGLDDEVALFWKTPPIPEE, encoded by the coding sequence ATGCGGCACTTCCTGACGTTTCTCTTCCTCGTGGCCTGGGCGTCGGTGGCGAATGCACAAGCCGCGCCTAGCGGTACCTACGACGAGCTTCTCGCCGTGCATGAGGAACTCCAAGCCTACATGGTGCCCGCCTTCACGCCGAGCGTGGTACTCGATTCCGGAGCGCGGGTCGGTGAGATCTATGCTGACCCGCTGATGGCGGACAAACGCGCTGGTCTGACGCGCTTTGAGGAACGCCTCGCCGGCATGGCGGTCGATAGCTGGCCGCGCGATCAGCAGGCTGATTTCCTCGCTGTAAAGTCGCTGCTGAACGGCTACCGCTTCAATTTGGAGGTACTGCGGCCGTGGAAGCGCGACCCCGGCTTCTATCTGGATCCCCTGATGCGGGTCGCCTTCACCGATCTGGGGGCAGGTGCGCAGGTGCGCGGGCGGCTGTCAGCGCAGCTCGCCGCCATTCCGCCGATGCTGTCGGCAGCGCGCGCCAACCTGACCGAGGCGGCCGGAGACTATGCGGACCTCGCGCTCTTCAACCTTGAGAACAGCGATGGGGTCAATCACTACCACCCCTACCGCGCCGTGCCGCCGCCCGGCATCATTGGCTGGTACGATGACCTCTTGGCGCGCAGCCGGGTCGATGCCCCTGAGCTTGAGCCTCAAGTCATGGCGGCGCGGGCCGCGATCATGGAGTTTGACGACTGGCTGCAGGCCGAGCGCGGACGCATGACTGCTCCGGCGGGCGTCGGTGCTGAGCGTTACGATTGGTACATCCGGCACGTGCGGATGATCCCCCTTACCTCTGCGGAAATGCTGACGCTCGCCGAACGGGAGCACGAGCGCATGACCGCCGCGCTCGCCATCCTGCGGCACCGCAATCGCAGTCTGCCGCAACTTGAGCTGTCCACAAGCGCGCAAGAGCAGCAGGAGAAGGTTCGCCGAACCGACCAGCTCGTGCGGGAATTCCTCGTGCGCGAGGACATCATTACCATTCCTGAATTTGTGGGCGAGCTGGGCAGCAATACGCCTTGGATCGAGCGGCCGAGCGGCCCGAACTTCTGGGAGCAGATCCAGTTTCGCGATCCGATCCCTGACCATCTCCACGCAGTCATCCCCGGCCACCGCTTCGATGCTGTCCTTGGCGAGCGCGATAAGCGTCCCATCAGGGGCCGCTATAGCGACGGCGCGCGGGCCGAGGGCTGGGCGACCTACCTCGAGGAGGCGCTGATGCTGGCAGGGGCCACGCAGCACACGCCGCGCGCGGACGAGTTCATGGAGCTATTCGGCATCTTCCGCGCAGCGCGGGTTCCTGCCGACATCGCCATGCAGCACAATCGCTGGAATGTCCGAGAGGCGGTGGACTATATGCGCGCAAAGACGCCCTGGCTCGACGAGGACGTGGCGCGCGTCGACGCGGAAATCTACCTGCGCCGCCCGCCGGGCTACGGGATCGCCTATACGATCGGTAAACTACAGATGGACGCGCTGCTGGCCGACCGCTCGCAGCAGCTGGGAGAGCGGTTTTCGCTGAGGGAATTCCACGACACATTCCTCGCCGCTGGAAAGCTGCCCATCGCCCTCATCCGCTACGAAATGACAGGACTGGATGACGAAGTCGCGCTGTTCTGGAAGACTCCGCCTATTCCGGAAGAATAG
- a CDS encoding response regulator yields the protein MADGGLQIESQVGEGTSIRLYLPTTPAGAGLSIGSRKERASSLGTSQMKILIVEDQPDVRAHVEKLLKRAGHIVTSAADAKSALDVLELETDFDVLFTDVVMPGGMNGVQLAAAASKILPTLKVLYTSGFPASAFDEIGVDGWHQLALLSKPYRSAELYHAINQLANT from the coding sequence ATGGCAGACGGCGGATTGCAGATTGAAAGCCAAGTCGGCGAGGGCACCTCCATCCGCCTCTATCTTCCGACGACCCCCGCAGGTGCAGGGTTATCGATAGGTTCAAGAAAGGAGCGAGCAAGCTCCCTGGGCACAAGCCAAATGAAGATACTCATCGTCGAGGATCAGCCAGATGTTCGAGCTCATGTGGAGAAATTGCTGAAACGAGCCGGACATATCGTAACGTCGGCGGCAGATGCAAAATCTGCCCTTGATGTTTTGGAGCTGGAGACGGATTTTGATGTGTTGTTCACCGACGTGGTCATGCCCGGCGGGATGAACGGCGTGCAATTGGCAGCAGCGGCCTCGAAGATTTTGCCGACCTTGAAGGTGCTCTATACTTCGGGCTTTCCGGCCAGTGCGTTCGATGAGATCGGGGTTGATGGCTGGCACCAGCTCGCCTTGCTGAGCAAGCCTTACAGATCGGCAGAGTTGTATCACGCCATCAATCAGCTGGCGAATACCTGA
- a CDS encoding biopolymer transporter ExbD — protein MPHIVTRPNLYAPRPRPISEMNVTPFIDVLLVLLIVMILAMPVQVNVTPVDLPGERREPSLPVLDQNTITIDAADRLAWNGTTVSAQALRAQVAAAAELATPAVLRFAPDKHASYNTAARTIALIREEGAKGFTFVGNDRYRNF, from the coding sequence ATGCCGCATATCGTGACCCGCCCCAACCTCTACGCCCCCCGCCCCCGCCCGATTAGCGAGATGAATGTCACCCCCTTCATCGACGTGTTGCTGGTGCTGCTGATCGTGATGATCCTCGCCATGCCGGTGCAGGTGAACGTCACACCGGTCGACCTGCCGGGTGAGCGCCGGGAACCGAGCCTGCCAGTGCTGGATCAGAACACCATCACCATTGATGCAGCGGATCGCCTTGCATGGAACGGCACCACCGTCTCGGCCCAGGCACTGCGCGCACAAGTGGCCGCGGCAGCCGAGCTGGCAACGCCAGCAGTGCTGCGCTTCGCCCCGGACAAGCACGCGAGCTACAACACCGCCGCCCGCACCATCGCCCTGATCCGCGAGGAAGGCGCCAAGGGTTTTACCTTTGTCGGCAATGACCGGTATCGCAACTTCTGA
- a CDS encoding phosphomannomutase/phosphoglucomutase, protein MKHQFHPTVLREYDIRGIIGETLGADDARAIGRAFGTLLREAGGTTVAVGYDGRVSSPMLEHALVEGLTASGCDVVRIGMGATPMLYYAEASAEEVDGGIQITGSHNPPNYNGFKMVFQGRPFFGADIQKLGELAADGAFASGTGNVTTHDILGEYVERLLEGLVGIDPAKLEGLRVGWDAGNGAAGPALEALAARLPGEHHLLFTEVDGHFPNHHPDPTVEANLVDLRALVAEKNLDFGIAFDGDGDRIGAIDGTGRVIWGDQLLMIYAEDLLKKRPHSTIIADVKASRALFERVAELGGKPLMWKTGHSLIKSKMKETGAPLAGEMSGHVFFADEYYGFDDALYAGIRLLAASARLGKSVTELRGAIPPMLNTPELRFQVDEVRKFAAMAEIAGRLTSNPGPEVESVNATDGVRVNTADGWWLLRASNTQDVLVARAESETPEGLERLLAQIDAQLAASGLERGESVGH, encoded by the coding sequence ATGAAACACCAATTTCACCCGACCGTGCTGCGCGAATACGACATTCGCGGGATCATCGGCGAGACGCTGGGCGCGGATGATGCGCGCGCGATTGGCCGGGCGTTCGGCACCTTGCTGCGCGAAGCGGGCGGCACCACGGTGGCGGTGGGCTATGACGGGCGGGTCAGCTCGCCGATGCTGGAACACGCGCTGGTCGAAGGCCTGACCGCGAGCGGCTGCGATGTGGTGCGGATCGGCATGGGGGCGACCCCGATGCTGTATTACGCCGAAGCCTCAGCCGAGGAGGTGGATGGCGGCATTCAGATAACTGGCAGTCACAATCCCCCCAATTACAATGGCTTCAAGATGGTCTTTCAGGGGCGCCCGTTCTTCGGCGCCGATATCCAGAAGCTCGGGGAACTGGCAGCAGACGGGGCGTTCGCCAGCGGCACGGGCAACGTCACCACGCACGACATCCTTGGCGAATATGTCGAGCGCCTGCTCGAAGGCCTCGTCGGGATCGATCCCGCCAAGCTTGAAGGGTTGCGGGTCGGCTGGGATGCCGGGAATGGCGCGGCGGGCCCCGCGCTCGAAGCGCTGGCGGCCCGGCTGCCGGGGGAACACCATCTGCTTTTCACTGAAGTTGACGGACATTTTCCCAACCACCATCCTGATCCGACGGTCGAAGCCAATCTGGTCGATCTGCGGGCACTCGTCGCGGAGAAGAACCTCGATTTCGGAATCGCTTTCGACGGCGATGGCGACCGGATCGGTGCGATCGACGGCACGGGCCGGGTGATCTGGGGCGATCAGCTGTTGATGATCTATGCCGAGGATCTGCTGAAGAAGCGGCCGCATTCCACGATTATCGCCGATGTGAAGGCCAGCCGCGCACTGTTTGAACGGGTGGCGGAACTGGGTGGCAAGCCGCTGATGTGGAAGACCGGCCATTCGCTCATAAAGTCCAAAATGAAGGAAACGGGTGCGCCGCTCGCGGGGGAGATGAGTGGCCACGTGTTTTTCGCGGACGAGTATTACGGCTTTGATGACGCGCTCTACGCAGGAATACGGTTGCTCGCGGCCTCAGCCCGGCTCGGCAAGTCGGTGACCGAATTGCGCGGTGCGATCCCGCCAATGCTCAACACCCCCGAATTGCGGTTCCAAGTCGATGAAGTCCGCAAGTTTGCCGCCATGGCCGAAATCGCCGGACGGCTCACCTCCAACCCCGGCCCCGAGGTCGAGAGCGTCAACGCCACCGATGGCGTGCGGGTCAATACCGCTGACGGCTGGTGGCTGCTGCGCGCATCGAACACGCAGGACGTGCTGGTCGCCCGCGCGGAAAGCGAGACGCCCGAGGGGCTCGAACGCCTGCTCGCGCAGATCGACGCGCAGCTGGCGGCATCGGGGCTGGAGCGCGGGGAATCGGTCGGGCACTGA
- a CDS encoding J domain-containing protein: MKYVLLIVVACVFCRWALGKWPWEFLRSPSTRSQAIFRARKLLGVEAGADREEIILAHRRLTTLVHPDKGGTTAAMQEANAARDLLLAELPDPPVISSDDDLPR; the protein is encoded by the coding sequence ATGAAGTACGTTCTGCTGATTGTTGTCGCTTGCGTGTTCTGCCGCTGGGCTTTGGGCAAGTGGCCGTGGGAGTTCCTGCGCTCGCCTTCCACCCGCAGTCAGGCCATCTTCCGGGCGCGCAAACTGCTCGGGGTCGAAGCCGGGGCGGATCGCGAGGAGATCATCCTCGCGCATCGCCGCCTGACCACGCTGGTGCACCCTGACAAGGGCGGCACCACTGCCGCGATGCAGGAAGCCAATGCCGCGCGCGATCTGTTGCTGGCAGAATTGCCGGACCCGCCGGTGATTTCGTCGGACGATGACCTGCCCCGCTAA
- the panC gene encoding pantoate--beta-alanine ligase, translated as MQTVTSLQMLRTALAQLRASDGHGGATVALVPTMGALHDGHLTLVRRARAAADHVVASIFVNPKQFGVNEDLDAYPRQLAADAAMLEAEGVALLWAPGIEAMYPSGFATNISVAGVSDGLCGAARPGHFDGVATVVCKLFNQVAPDMAFFGEKDFQQLAVIRTMARDLDLTRPHVDAIIGVPTVREADGLAMSSRNRYLTSDDRRAAAALPRAMRSAIAAIEGGTDVAAALAGLQADVLAAGFASVDYAELADSRSLAPLGALGKSPARLLAAARIGNTRLIDNMAVIAPA; from the coding sequence GTGCAAACGGTCACGTCGCTGCAAATGTTGAGAACCGCTTTGGCACAGTTGCGGGCATCCGATGGGCACGGCGGGGCGACGGTTGCGCTGGTGCCAACCATGGGCGCGCTGCACGATGGCCATCTCACGCTGGTTCGCCGCGCGCGGGCCGCAGCCGATCATGTGGTTGCTTCGATCTTCGTCAATCCCAAGCAGTTCGGCGTGAACGAGGATCTGGACGCCTATCCCCGCCAACTTGCGGCAGACGCCGCGATGCTGGAGGCAGAAGGCGTCGCCCTGCTGTGGGCGCCGGGTATCGAGGCGATGTATCCATCCGGCTTCGCCACCAATATCAGCGTTGCAGGCGTAAGCGACGGGCTTTGCGGCGCGGCCCGTCCGGGCCATTTCGACGGCGTGGCGACGGTGGTGTGCAAGCTGTTCAACCAAGTCGCCCCCGACATGGCGTTCTTCGGTGAGAAGGATTTCCAGCAGCTCGCCGTGATCCGCACCATGGCCCGTGACCTCGACCTCACCCGCCCGCATGTGGACGCCATCATCGGCGTGCCGACCGTGCGCGAGGCAGACGGCTTGGCGATGAGCAGCCGCAACCGCTACCTGACGTCCGATGATCGCCGCGCGGCAGCAGCCCTGCCCCGCGCGATGCGGAGCGCCATCGCCGCAATCGAAGGCGGCACTGATGTGGCAGCGGCTTTGGCAGGATTGCAGGCTGACGTCCTCGCAGCCGGCTTTGCCAGCGTCGATTATGCCGAGTTGGCCGACAGCCGCTCGCTGGCCCCGCTCGGCGCTTTGGGCAAATCCCCTGCTCGCCTCCTCGCCGCCGCCCGGATCGGCAACACGCGTCTCATCGACAATATGGCAGTGATCGCGCCTGCCTGA
- a CDS encoding PilZ domain-containing protein, translating to MLDRRHEPRATSTFRSAYVRTQSGLFYVTLRNVSDSGVCLDAYPGAAEGDEIQYCFDSAGPRTGVVKWVKDGRFGVSAEPDSLVNGSPQIFPPRSVRLPLSFSAHLFVNGHQEDVMISNLSIRGACISSPYKFQAGQLVSLKIAERCFELATIRWARHGCAGVRFAEPMHPGEFRRLVERLQQPPDHSRPCASPAQLPALSGMTA from the coding sequence ATGTTGGACAGGCGGCACGAACCTCGCGCAACGTCGACGTTTAGGAGCGCCTATGTGCGGACCCAGTCGGGCCTGTTTTATGTGACCTTGCGGAATGTATCCGACTCGGGGGTCTGCCTTGATGCCTATCCGGGTGCCGCTGAAGGCGATGAAATCCAATACTGCTTTGACTCGGCAGGGCCGCGGACCGGGGTTGTGAAGTGGGTAAAGGATGGGCGCTTTGGCGTGAGTGCGGAACCGGATAGCCTGGTGAATGGCAGTCCTCAAATCTTCCCGCCGCGCTCGGTCCGTCTGCCCCTCTCGTTCTCCGCACACCTGTTCGTGAACGGTCATCAGGAGGACGTGATGATCAGCAACCTGTCAATTCGAGGGGCGTGCATCAGCAGCCCCTACAAGTTCCAAGCAGGGCAACTGGTCTCGCTCAAGATTGCCGAACGCTGTTTTGAACTGGCGACAATCCGCTGGGCGAGGCACGGATGTGCGGGCGTGCGTTTTGCAGAGCCAATGCACCCCGGTGAGTTTCGTCGTCTCGTCGAAAGGCTGCAACAACCACCGGATCATTCGCGTCCATGCGCTAGTCCGGCGCAGCTACCGGCCCTCAGTGGCATGACCGCCTAA
- a CDS encoding biopolymer transporter ExbD, protein MGMSGGKLDGEPMMEMNMTPLIDVLLVLLIMFIITIPVATHSVDIDLPTPQPPTNPPPIDPIKNKVVLTAGDQILWNGTPLTEGELVATLQQSLTLSVEPELQFEPEPLASYALSARVLNDIKGSGVTKFGFVGNDKYRNFGK, encoded by the coding sequence ATGGGAATGTCTGGAGGCAAGCTTGACGGCGAGCCGATGATGGAAATGAACATGACGCCGCTGATCGACGTTTTGCTCGTTCTGCTGATCATGTTCATCATCACCATCCCGGTGGCGACCCACTCGGTCGACATCGATCTGCCGACGCCGCAACCGCCGACCAATCCGCCGCCGATCGATCCGATCAAGAACAAGGTGGTGCTGACGGCGGGTGACCAGATCCTGTGGAACGGCACCCCGCTGACCGAAGGCGAACTGGTCGCAACGCTGCAACAGAGCCTGACCCTCTCGGTCGAGCCCGAATTGCAGTTCGAGCCTGAGCCGCTGGCCAGCTATGCGCTGTCAGCCCGGGTGCTGAACGACATCAAGGGATCGGGCGTGACCAAGTTCGGCTTCGTCGGCAACGACAAGTATCGCAACTTCGGCAAGTAA
- a CDS encoding ligase-associated DNA damage response DEXH box helicase, protein MLRSMLWQRLPSSPTSDVNPPEPGPDPAVPPLPPEIAGWFAARGWRVRRHQWEMLAKAREGAHALLVADTGAGKTLAGFLPTLCDFAPSAGTVPGDGLHTLYVSPLKALAQDVKRNLLTPIEEIGLPIRVETRSGDTPSDRKKRQRERPPHILLTTPESLSLLLSYPESADLFAGLKRIVIDEVHAFATDKRGDLLALSLARLHALAPHAQRVALSATLANPRDFQEWLAPQGADDAGEIAAAVLVLGEEGADPEVEILLPIEERVPWGGHAGRWAVPQLYAAIKANRTTLVFTNTRFLAEFIFQCLWEENEDHLPIGIHHGSLSTEARRKVEEAMARGELRALVCTASLDLGIDWGDIDLVVQMGAPKGSSRLLQRIGRAGHRLDTPSRAVLVPGNRFEFLEAIAAKQAVDEGQRDGEAFRPGSLDVLAQHVMACACAAPFHEDALLAEIRSALAYSWVDQATFARVLSFVSNGGYALKAYDRFQRIVRAKDGTWRLAHPNQAQRHRMNAGIIVDSEMLTVRFKNGRSLGTVEERFAAQLSPGDTFFFAGMSLEVEGVKDMDVVVRAAKKSATIPSYGGLRLPLTTHLSTRVQALLSDRAGWGQFPDDVREWLEMQDYRSRLPAPGELLVESFPHGGKHYTAYYTFEGWNANQSLGMLITRRMEDRGLLPGGFVANDYCLAVWGLKPVTDPVPLLSPDILTDEFVEWVTESHLLRRAFREVAVISGLVERQHPGQKKTGKQVTFSTDLIYDVLKKYEPDHVLIEAAWADARARMTDVGRLAALLERSERELIHVVLDRVSPLAVPVMTMIGREAVPQGAVDDELLLEAEGLIAAAMRPDLPLEGE, encoded by the coding sequence ATGCTGCGCTCGATGCTATGGCAACGGCTGCCGAGCAGCCCGACGAGTGACGTGAACCCGCCCGAACCTGGGCCCGACCCTGCCGTCCCGCCGCTGCCGCCTGAGATCGCGGGGTGGTTCGCCGCGCGCGGTTGGCGGGTGCGGCGGCATCAGTGGGAGATGCTGGCCAAGGCGCGGGAGGGCGCGCATGCCCTACTCGTCGCCGATACCGGGGCGGGCAAGACGCTGGCGGGGTTTCTGCCGACCTTGTGCGACTTTGCGCCCTCGGCCGGGACGGTGCCGGGGGACGGGCTGCACACGCTCTACGTCTCGCCGTTGAAGGCACTGGCGCAGGATGTGAAGCGCAACCTGCTCACCCCGATTGAGGAGATCGGCCTCCCCATCCGGGTCGAAACCCGCAGCGGCGACACCCCTTCCGATCGCAAGAAACGCCAGCGGGAACGCCCGCCGCATATCCTGCTGACCACGCCCGAAAGCCTCTCGCTGCTGCTATCCTATCCCGAAAGCGCCGATCTGTTCGCAGGGCTGAAGCGCATCGTGATCGACGAGGTGCACGCCTTTGCCACCGACAAGCGCGGCGATCTGCTGGCGCTGAGTCTGGCGCGGCTGCACGCGCTCGCGCCCCATGCGCAGCGGGTGGCGCTGTCGGCCACGCTCGCCAACCCGCGTGATTTTCAGGAATGGCTCGCCCCGCAGGGCGCTGACGACGCAGGCGAAATCGCCGCCGCTGTGCTGGTGCTGGGGGAGGAGGGCGCCGATCCCGAGGTTGAAATCCTGCTCCCCATCGAAGAGCGTGTGCCGTGGGGCGGCCATGCCGGGCGCTGGGCCGTCCCGCAGCTTTACGCGGCGATCAAGGCCAACCGCACCACGCTGGTCTTCACCAACACGCGCTTTCTCGCCGAGTTCATCTTCCAGTGCCTGTGGGAAGAGAACGAGGATCACCTCCCCATTGGCATTCACCACGGCAGCCTCTCCACAGAAGCGCGGCGCAAGGTGGAGGAGGCGATGGCGCGGGGGGAATTGCGCGCGCTGGTCTGCACCGCCAGCTTGGATCTCGGGATCGACTGGGGCGACATTGATCTGGTGGTGCAGATGGGCGCACCCAAGGGATCATCGCGCCTGCTGCAACGGATCGGGCGGGCGGGGCACCGGCTTGACACGCCGAGCCGCGCGGTGCTGGTGCCGGGCAATCGCTTCGAATTCCTCGAAGCCATAGCGGCCAAGCAGGCGGTCGACGAAGGCCAGCGCGATGGCGAGGCGTTCCGGCCCGGCAGCTTGGATGTGCTCGCCCAGCACGTGATGGCCTGCGCCTGCGCCGCGCCGTTCCACGAAGACGCGCTGCTGGCTGAGATCAGGAGCGCCCTGGCCTATAGCTGGGTCGACCAAGCGACCTTCGCCCGCGTGCTGAGCTTCGTGTCGAACGGAGGCTATGCGCTCAAAGCCTATGACCGGTTCCAGCGCATCGTGCGGGCGAAGGACGGCACCTGGCGGCTGGCTCACCCCAATCAGGCGCAGCGGCACCGGATGAACGCGGGGATCATCGTTGATAGCGAAATGCTCACTGTGCGGTTCAAGAACGGCCGCAGCCTTGGCACGGTCGAGGAGCGGTTCGCCGCGCAGCTTTCCCCCGGTGACACCTTCTTCTTTGCCGGCATGAGCCTTGAGGTCGAGGGCGTGAAGGACATGGACGTGGTGGTGCGCGCCGCCAAGAAGTCCGCCACCATCCCGAGCTATGGCGGGCTGCGCCTGCCGCTCACCACCCACCTCTCCACCCGCGTTCAGGCGCTGCTTTCGGACAGGGCGGGGTGGGGGCAGTTTCCCGATGATGTGCGCGAATGGCTGGAGATGCAGGACTACCGCTCCCGCCTGCCCGCACCGGGCGAGCTGCTGGTCGAAAGCTTCCCGCACGGCGGCAAGCATTACACCGCCTATTACACCTTCGAAGGCTGGAACGCGAACCAGAGCCTTGGGATGCTGATCACCCGGCGGATGGAAGATCGCGGGCTGCTCCCCGGCGGGTTCGTGGCGAATGACTATTGCCTCGCGGTTTGGGGGCTAAAGCCAGTGACCGATCCGGTGCCGCTGCTCTCACCCGATATTCTGACCGACGAATTTGTCGAATGGGTCACCGAAAGCCACCTGCTCCGCCGCGCGTTTCGCGAGGTCGCGGTGATCAGCGGGCTCGTCGAACGCCAGCATCCCGGCCAGAAGAAGACCGGCAAGCAGGTCACCTTCTCGACCGATCTGATCTACGATGTGCTCAAGAAATACGAGCCTGATCATGTGTTGATCGAGGCGGCCTGGGCCGATGCGCGGGCGCGGATGACGGACGTTGGCCGGCTGGCGGCGCTGCTGGAGCGGTCAGAGCGTGAGCTGATCCACGTCGTCCTCGACCGCGTCTCACCGCTCGCGGTGCCGGTAATGACGATGATCGGGCGCGAGGCGGTGCCGCAGGGGGCGGTGGATGACGAACTGCTGCTCGAAGCCGAGGGCCTGATCGCGGCGGCGATGCGGCCTGACCTGCCGCTGGAGGGGGAATGA
- a CDS encoding division plane positioning ATPase MipZ: MRKGQAHRIVFANEKGGTGKSTTAVHVAVALSYLGARVASIDLDPRQRTMHRYIENRLTTLERRGLTLPTPDCEVFRGNSTGDLLGMIRRLEASCDFLIIDNPGRDDPYARIAVEQADTLVTPMNDSFVDFDLIGQVDAETFKVKKLSFFAELIWEARMKRSRMTIEQQRPEMDWIVVRNRTGHVEARNQARLHKALSEMAKRVGFRVTQGLSERVIYRELFPSGLTLLDKGHLGELGTSHLIARQELRALVKALSLPAFDREQGELEVA, translated from the coding sequence CTGCGCAAGGGGCAGGCTCACCGGATCGTGTTCGCCAACGAGAAAGGCGGCACTGGCAAGTCAACCACGGCGGTCCATGTTGCGGTGGCGCTGTCCTATCTCGGCGCGCGCGTGGCGTCGATCGATCTCGATCCCCGCCAACGCACCATGCACCGATATATCGAGAACCGGCTGACCACCCTGGAACGGCGCGGGCTCACGCTGCCGACCCCGGATTGCGAGGTGTTTCGCGGCAATAGCACCGGCGATCTGCTCGGCATGATCCGGCGGTTGGAGGCAAGCTGCGATTTCCTGATCATCGACAATCCGGGGCGCGATGACCCCTATGCGCGGATTGCGGTCGAGCAGGCCGATACGCTGGTCACTCCGATGAATGACAGTTTCGTCGATTTCGACCTGATCGGGCAGGTCGATGCGGAGACCTTCAAGGTCAAGAAGCTGTCCTTCTTTGCCGAGCTGATCTGGGAGGCCCGGATGAAGCGCAGCCGTATGACCATCGAACAGCAGCGGCCCGAAATGGACTGGATTGTGGTCAGGAACCGCACCGGCCACGTCGAGGCGCGCAATCAGGCGCGTCTGCACAAAGCGCTGAGCGAGATGGCCAAGCGGGTCGGGTTCCGGGTGACCCAAGGCCTGTCGGAGCGCGTGATCTATCGCGAGCTGTTCCCGTCTGGCCTGACACTGCTCGACAAGGGACATCTGGGCGAGCTCGGCACCAGCCACCTCATCGCGCGGCAAGAGCTGCGCGCGCTGGTCAAGGCGCTGAGCCTGCCTGCCTTTGATCGTGAGCAGGGTGAGCTGGAGGTGGCATGA